The genome window TCGATACGTTTTACCTGTCGGAAGTTTATCTGGATATGGACCGCCACGAGATATTTACCACAGTCATGCAGAATGCGGGATTTCTCTTCGATGATTTTGATTTGCGTTTTCAAAAAGGGAGCGCCGCTTATTCGAAGAGAGACTATATCTGCCAGTACCGGGAAAGTTATCTCAGCTTTATTGCGCGCTGGGCCGAACGACTGGGTATTTACTGGTGGTACGAAGAGAGTGACGGCAGGGAAAAAATCATCTTCAGCGACACCCGTATGGCGCATAAGGACGAGGGTCTACTGCTGAACTATCAGGATGCGGGCGAATTGGATGCCGCCATGGGCCGAAAACGCCGATTGCAAAGCCTGGAGTTGGAAGCCTGTAATTTGCCGAAAAAAATTGTGGTCAGGGACTACAGCGCCCAGCGCGCCAGCATGGAAATCATGGGTACGGCGGCAGTCGACCCGCACGGTAACGGCGAGGAACACATCTTCGGCGAACATCTGAAAAGCAATGGAGAAGCCGCCCATATAGCAAAATTGCGTGCCGAAGGCGTACTGGCGCGAGGCAATATATACCGGGGCGGCACCACGGCGACCGGTGCGCGTTGCGGCGGGTTCATCGAAGTGCAGGGGCATCCGCGCAAGCGTTTCGACCGGCGTTATCTGGTGGTCAGCGTCAAACACCGTGGCTCGCAGGCAGGACTCTTGCTGGAAGGGCTGAAAATTCCTGCCAGGGGCGAGACCGGCGGCTCCGCCGATTTTTATCAGGCGGAAATTTCAGCGATCCCGTCCGAAGTGCAGTTCCGTCCGGAAATCACTCACCTTTGGCCGAAAATCGAAGGCACGCTGAACGGCTTTGTCGACGCCGAAGGCAGCGGACAGTACGCGGAACTGAATGAGAAGGGCGAGTACAAGATACAGGTGCCGTTCGATGTGACGCATAAAAACGCGCAACGCGGTTCCGCCTGGATACGCATGGCGACGCCGTATGCGGGCAGCGACCACGGCATGCATTTTCCGTTGCACAAGGGTACGGAAGTGGTGTTGTCGTTTATCAATGGCGATCCGGACCAGCCGATAATACTCGGCGCAATCCCCAATTCGATAAACCCCAATGTGGTACGCAACGAAAATCAAATGCAGTCGCGTATCCGCACCGCTGGAGGTAATGAAATAGTTATGCACGACGAGGCAGGTAAGCAGCATCTGGAGCTCAGTTCGCCGATAGGTAATACCTCTATTCGTATCGGTTCTGCCAGCGGATCGTCTTCTGTCTCGGGAGCGGGTTCCTACGCGCAACAGCAAGCGGCATTATTGCCAACGGCACGGATACAACGGCACAAAACAAAGCAAATGTGGCAGGGCGCTTTGCAATGGAATCAGCTGTCAGGGTCCCAGCAAATGCAGCAAGGATGGCTTGACAGCGTCTGGAGCAATTTAAGCAGCTTTCAGCCGTCGTCAGGAGATGGTGGGGTAACGATAAATACTGCGGGAAGCGCGAAAATCACATGTTTGGATTACGCAAACATAGTAGGTGGCGAATATCTCAGCCTGATTGTCGGAAATAAAAACGAAGCAGTACTTGGCCCTGTAGAGAGTTTTTATGTATATAAATATGAATATGTATTTTTTAAAACAGATGTTTGGAGTGGTTCCAAAACCGAGACAGGAGCCGGGGCGAAGTCTGAAGTCCTTGTTGGAACCAAAAATGAATTGGTTACTGGAGCCAAGACTGAAACAATCATTGGCGACAAGACAGAGTCGGTCGCTGGAATAAAAACGTCTAAAGTCTTAGTCAAGAATGATATTGTCACATTCGCAAAACTGAGCGAATACGACACAGCGGTAAATAACATAAAAACCAAGCTTAGTGAAAGTGACCTCGCGCTGGAGAACTTAACGACGAACTTTATGAATGGTGATGTAACAATAGAAAACACTCAGACTTATGTTGCAAAGCGCGAAGCCTATATTGCGGAAAAACAAGCTTACATACAAAAATGCAGCGCATTTGCTTCCTTTGGCACTTCTATTTACATGCCCGAGTAGTAGTGTCTTGCGTCTGGTTTTTTCGAATCTTTGGCAGACCTTTGTTGAGGACTTTATTCTGTTGCCACGCGGAAAAAAGTGTACGCGTATCAAGAAAATTAGTGCGAATCTGGCTAGTATCAGAGCGAAAGTAGAGGATAACGAAGCCCACGTACAGTAAAGCGAAACATCTCTTGTTGATAACACTATGGGGATCTCAACGTATGATGCGATGGTTGGAAATAAATAAACCGCATGCTGATCCGGTATTTATATTTTATATATAACTTGCAGGAATTGCTTTACACAAAGTTTTCGTGGGTTTCTTGCGCATCACCGCAAAATAAGCGGTTATCGGACGCGGCAATATATACAGGGTGGATTATAACTAATGCAACACACCAAAATCGTTTACTGGTCTGAACGGGATTACTTGCAAGCCGAACGCGATGGCGCGCTGCGTCATGAGTATATCGCCGGGTATATCTACGCCCACGCCGGTGCAGGCAAGCTGCACAATATCATCGCGTTGAATATCGCCAGCCTGTTGCGTACCCATCTTCGGGGTTCGCCGTCCCATACTTTTATTTCCGATATGAAAGTACGGGTGAAAAGCGCCAAGGCCTATTACTATCCCGATATCGTGGTCAGCGGCAGCCCTTTGGATATAGCGAACGACAGCCCCGGGGATTTTCTGGTAGCGCCCAGCCTGATCGTCGAGATTTTATCGGAAAGCTCTGAAGTCATAGACCGGCGAGAGAAAATGCGGGCCTATTTTCAGTTGGATAGCCTGCTGGAGTATGTGCTGGTCGACAGCCGCCGTTTAAAGGTTGAGGTTTTTCGCCGTGGAGATGACGGCGAATATAATGTCGATATAGCCGGCGGTGCGGATACGGTCATGCTGCAATCGCTGGACCTTAAGATTGATATGCGCGCTATCTACGAAGATGTGGCGTTTCTGGATAACGAAGCCGCCGAATGACTACCGAGCAGGCGTTTAACCTGAACTGCCCGCTGCCCATCGGCCAGTACGAACACGCGACCCTGGCGCATGGCGGCGGCGGACGTTTGATGCAGCAGTTGCTGGAGCGTTTGATCCGTCCGGCGTTCGACAACCGGTGGCTGGATCAGCGCCACGACAGTACGGTGCTGGATATCGGCGGCAGCCGGCTGGCGTTTACCACCGACGGTTATGTCGTCAAACCGCTGTTTTTCCCCGGCGGCGATATCGGCAAACTGGCGGTTTGCGGCACGCTGAACGATCTGGCGATGAGCGGCGCCAAGCCGTTGTTTCTAAGCGCATCCCTGATCATAGAAGAAGGGTTTCCATTCGCGGATTTGCAGCGCATATTGCACAGCATGGGCGAGACCGCGCGCGCCGCAGGCGTGGCCATCGTCACCGGCGATACCAAGGTGGTGGAAAACGGCAAGGGCGACGGGCTTTACATCGTCACCAGCGGCATAGGTTCGATCGAACATCGCATGACGATAGGCCCGAGCAGTATCGCTGCGGGCGACGATATTCTGGTGACCGGCGACATTGGCCGTCACGGCGTCGCGATCATCTCGGAACGCGAAGGGCTGCGTTTCGAAACCAGCATAGCCAGCGACTGCGCCGATCTATCCGGGCTGGTGGCCGAATTGCTCGCTGCCGGTTGCGAGCTGCACTGTTTGCGGGATCTGACACGCGGCGGTTTGGCTAGCGCGGTGCTGGAGCTGGCGCGCGACGCGCAGCTGTCGATTGAACTCGATGAGGCCGCAATACCTGTGCTTCCTCAAGTCAGCGCCGCCTGTGAGATGCTGGGTTTCGATCCGCTCTATGTCGCCAACGAGGGCCAGATGACGCTGTTCGTGCCGCCTCCGGAAACCGAGCGTGTGTTGGCGTTATTGCATCAGCATTCGCTGGGGCGTCGGGCCGCCAAAATCGGCTCGGTCACCTCGCATGGCGAAGCCAGGGTCGAATTACGCAATGCTTTCGGCATCAAGCGCGTGCTGGATCTGTTGAGCGGAGAACAGTTGCCGAGAATTTGCTGAAGCTATCCGGTTAGTGCCTGATATCCCTGTAGGAGCGAGCTTTAGCCCGCGAAAGACGTCGATCGCGGGCTAAAGCCCGCTCCTACAGGGTATTATTGGAAATTGCATTGTTGAACCTTTTTGAGGGTGCTTTCTTTGGGGTACATACTATAGATACGGATTTTTATGCATAGTGCTCAAAACCGGATAGTGCAATACGATATGCTGCGCGGCCTCGCGATCAGCCTGATGTTGATGGCGAACAGCGCGGCATCGGTTTTGATCGCGGATGCGCCTCATCCGTTTTTGATGCGATTGGCAGGGTCGTTTGCCGCTCCGATATTCATGCTGCTGGCGGGCATGATGCTGGCGCTTGCCAAGCGACCCAAGCCGTCCCGCGGGCTGTTCATAATGATCGTGGGCGGCCTGATCGATATGGCGGTATGGCAATCGTTGCCGTTCCTGACTTTCGATGTGCTTTATACCATAGGATTGGCCATTATCGTTACCGCCTATCCGGCGCGTTATTTTTCGGCAACAGCGCTTGCGCTGACCGGCTTTGCTTTGCTGTTATGCGGTCAGTTGCTGCAATGGGGCGGCCTGTATCATTTCGAGCTGTTTTCGGTCGGTTTGAATTTCGACCAGCCGCTGCCGCCAGTGCGGGAAATACTGCCTCATATACCCCAGCAATTATTCATCGACGGTTGGTTTCCGGTTTTTCCGTGGCTGGGTTTTGTCTGGCTGGGCGCCGCGCTGCAGCGCAGCCTGCCGTCATTTGCGCCGGAAGTCCAGGGAGCCGGCGTTTCGTGGCGCTGGGGTCGGTATTCGACGCTGCTGCTGTTGGCGTCTTCCGGCTATTGGGCGATGACTTTTAATCTTCCGGCCATGCGCGACGGATACAGCGAGTTATTTTATCCGCCCGGTTTGGGATATTGCCTGACAGCGATAAGCGCATTTTGCGTACTGCTGTTCGTAATGCAATGGCTGATGCGCCATCCGCGCATTCTCATCCTGTTATCGCCGCTGGTCTGGATGGGGCGGCGATCGCTGTGGGTATATGTTTTTCATGTTGCGCTGATCCGTTATTGGCTCAGCAAATGTTGTGTTACGCCCGACCCGGTAAAGTTTTTATGGGTTGTATTGATGCTATGGACCCTGTCCGCATGGAGCGCGCGTTATTTACCCGCATTTTCTTTTCCGTCCAGACGTTGAATAAACACGAATCTTCGCGCGGCGCACCAAGTCCGCTTCACTGAGCACTACGGCCACCCTCCTGTTATTATCGGCTGCGGGTAACGCGCCGATGCCATGCTTGACGAGGAGTTTTATTGCGTCGGCAATGTCATTGTCCGGCTTCAGGTTATGACATCATGAACCATCGCATCTTTTCCGCCCATGCAATCACACTTATTATCCGGATTCGGCGTTATGTCCCCTCTTCAATCGTGCGATTCGCCGCATTTTTCAATGCCTGCGCTATTCGTTCGGCATCTTCAATAGCGACGGCTAAGAGAGACCGCAGACTTACGCCGGATTCTGATACTTCGAAATGCAGCTCTCTCTCAAGTTTTAACGCGTAGCCGTCTGTATGCGCGAGCCAATCAGTCGGCAAACTGATCGTCTGTGCGACTTGATTGCATTTGTCGGCAGCATAGGTGATGTACGTATTCAATGTACCTCCTTCTCTGCGGCTGATAGGCGTATTACCAAAGGTAAATGCTGCATTTTTACGATCTCCTGTTACATTAACGAACAAATTGAAAAACCGGTTGGTCAGCGCCTCTAAACGGGGTGGTATCAGAATCTAAGATAAGCAGGCGTAACACCAAATGCCAATGTAGGACATAAGTTTTTGGTAAAGCGTCATCAGTCCCCACGGGAACATCAGTATCACCAGTGTGATTAATAGGCGCATGACCAGAGGTAGATGCCGCAATTTGGAAAATGTAAGTTTCATCGTGCTTCTCCAGCGCTGACTCAAACCGGTTTTTTTAGATAGTAGTTTACAAATGCAAATATTTCAATAATAATAGAACTATGGAAACAAAAAATATGATTACCGCGCTGGCGGCGCTCGCCCAGGAGTCCCGTCTCGCCATCTTTCGATTGCTGGTTCAAACCGGCCCAGAAGGCTTGTCCGCCGGCAAGATCGGCGAGGCGCTGGCGATTCCGCCGTCTTCGCTGTCTTTTCATCTGAAGGAAATGACGCATGCCAATCTGGTGACGTGCAGGCAGCAGGGGCGTTTCGTGATCTGTTCAGCCAACTTCGATACGATGAACAGCCTCATCGCTTTTTTGACCGAGAACTGCTGCGGCGGCAATCCCTGTATCTCCATACCTTCACCTGTTTGTTCAACTACCGGGAAAACCAAGTCATGAGCGACAAAGTCTATAACGTCCTGTTTCTTTGTACCGGTAACTCCAGTCGCTATATTTATTAATTCTTGGGTAAACCAAATGAAAAAGCTCGAAATTTACGAACCGGCCATGTGCTGTTCCACCGGTGTTTGCGGCGTCGATGTCGATACCGTGCTTGTGCAGTTTGCTGCCGATTTGCAATGGTTGGCCGAACAGGGTGTTGAAGTGGCGCGTTACAACCTTTCCCAGCAACCCCAGGTTTTCGCCGCGAATCAGGATGTAGTCAAGGAAATGGATGCCGGTATGGATCGCTTGCCTATCGTCGTGGTGGACGGTCACATCGTTTCCACCGGCGTCTATCTGTCGCGTCCGCAATTGATGCAAAAACTGGCTTTGACGCCGGAAACGACCGCTCAAACGGCTGCTATTCCCGGCTGCTGCACACCGAAAAGCGGCTGCTGTTGAGCCTTATCGAGGCATTAAAGGAAAAAATGTAATGGGCCTTCCAACGCTTGATACCCGCTATCTGTTTTTTACAGGAAAAGGCGGTGTCGGTAAGACATCCTTGTCCTGCGCAACCGGCATCGCTTTGGCCGAAAGCGGAAAGCGCGTGCTCGTTGTCAGCACCGATCCGGCTTCGAATCTCGACGAGGTATTGGGCGTAGCGCTAAGCTCGACGCCGACGCCGATACCGGAGGTAGCCGGACTGTTTGCGCTAAACATCGACTCTGAAGTATCCGCGCGCGATTACCGCGAGCGCATGGTGTCGCCTTATCGCGGGATTTTGCCTCCGGCTGCGATTCAAAGCATGGAAGAACAGTTTTCCGGCGCGTGTGCGGTGGAAATCGCCGCATTCGACGAGTTTTCCGCATTGATCGGTCATCCAGAGAAGACCCAGGATTTCGATCATGTGATTTTCGACACCGCGCCTACCGGCCATACCCTGCGACTGCTGTCCTTGCCTTCGGCCTGGAACGGCTACATCGAATCCTCAACCAGTGGCGCGTCTTGCCTTGGCCCATTGGCCGGGCTGGAAAAACAGCGGGCGTTGTATGCCGCAACCGTGGCGCAACTCGCCGATGCCCGGCAAACCAGCGTCGTATTGGTGAGCCGCGCCGATCTTTCCGCTTTGCATGAAGCGGAACGGGCCAGCCGTGAATTGGGCGAGCTGGGCATTTTGAATCAGGTGCTGGTGATCAACGGACTGTTTCAGGCCGCAACATCGGCGGACGCGATAGCCAACGCGATGACGCGCCGCATGAATGCAGCGTTGGCGGCCATGCAGGAAAGGCTCGCGGCGCTGCCGCGTTTTGAAACACCCTTTATGCCCAAGAGCATGGTCGGTATCGCCGCGTTGCGCGCCCTCTCCCAGCCGGAAGCTGACACTTCGCTACCAAGCGCCATATCCGCGCGCCCCGATCTGCCCAGCTTTAACAGCTTGGTAAACGATCTGGAAAAAGCCGGGCATGGCGTCATCATGACCATGGGGAAAGGTGGCGTCGGCAAAACCACTATCGCCGCCGCTATCGCCACGGAATTGGCGCAACGCGGCCACAGCGTCGTGCTATCGACCACCGATCCGGCTGCGCACGTTGCGGCCGCTATCGAAAATCCGGTGAAAGGCCTGTCTGTCAGCCGGATCGACCCGGAAGCGGAAGTAGAGAAGTACCGGCAAGAGGTATTGGAAAAAACCGCCAATAACCTTGATGCCAATGTCAGGGAGATGCTGGAAGAGGATCTACGTTCGCCCTGCACCGAAGAAATCGCGGTCTTCCGGGCTTTCGCTAAAACGGTGGATGCCGGTAAAAATGCGTTCGTGGTATTGGACACCGCGCCGACTGGCCATACCATTTTGCTGCTCGACGCCGCCGAAGCCTATCACCGTGAAGTCATGCGCATGCAGGGCGACATGCCGGAAGCGGTGCGCCAACTGTTGCCGCGTTTGCGCGATCCGGACTTCACGCGGGTCATTATCGCCACGCTGGCGGAGGCTACCCCGGTTCACGAAGCCGAACGCCTGCAAAACGATCTGGTTCGCGCCGGTATTCAGCCTTACGCCTGGGTCATCAATCAAAGCCTGTTGGCGAGCGGCACGCGCGATCCGTTGCTGGCCGAACGCGGCCGGTATGAAATCCCTTTTGTGCTGAAGGTAGCCAGGGAACTGTCGTCGCGTTGCGTGCTGATTCCCTGGCTGGCGAAACCGCCCATCGGCAGCAAAGGACTTGCGCAGATCACTGATTCCGTAACCTGACAGTGCGAAACGAGGTGATTTCCTTGAAAGATTATCCCTGGTACGAAACCGTCCATGGCGCCCGGATTCCGGCATTCCCTGCCGGAATGACGAGATAAAGAAGCGAGCTGGAACTCTGGTATGTTTATTCATGGAAATAGCCTTAGGCTCATTATCGTCGGCAATCGTTTATCAACCATCGAACAGAAGGACTTTATCCATGACTCAAAAACCATTGACTGTTTTAGTTCTTTGTACCGGCAACTCCTGCCGCAGTATTATCGGCGAAGCGCTGGTCAATCACCTGGGTGCGGGCCGAGTGCGGGCTTTCAGCGCCGGCAGTCACCCCGTCGGTAAGGTTAACGAAAACGCGCTGGCGACTCTGGCGCGGCATGGACTGCCAACAAAAGGCTACTCCAGTAAATCCTGGGATGACCTGGAAAACGAGAACATCGATATCGTGATTACCGTCTGCGATAACGCAGCCGGCGAAGTCTGCCCGGCTTATTTGGGTTCGGTGGTGCGCGCGCATTGGGGCTTGCCTGATCCGGCTCATGTCAGCGGAACTCCGGAAGTCATCGCGGCGGCTTTTGAGGAAACTTATGCCGTGATGGAAAAGCGTATCCAAATGTTTTTGGCGCTGCCGCTGGAAGACCTGTCCCGGCAGGAACTCAGCGAGAAACTGAACCAAATCGGCTCCGACGGGGAGTGAGGAACCAAACATGTCAGGAGCATAACGCGATGACCAGAAAACACTCTCACAACAGCAAGACAACACCCTCAACTAAAACGGATTCCGCCAGCCCTCTGAACTTGTTCGAGCGTTATTTAACGCTGTGGGTCGCTCTGTGCATTATCGCCGGTATTGCGCTGGGCCACTGGTTTCCTGCTGCGTTCCAGCTCATAGGCAAGCAGGAAATCGCCAGGGTCAATATTCCGGTTGGCCTGTTGATCTGGGTCATGATCGTGCCGATGCTGCTCAAGATCGACTTCGGCGCATTACATCAGGTCAAGGAACACTGGAAAGGCATGGGCGTTACGCTGTTCATCAACTGGGCGGTCAAGCCGTTTTCGATGGCGCTGCTGGCGTGGATATTTATCCGGCAAGTCTTTGCTCCGCTGCTTCCCGCTGATCAGATCGACAGTTATATCGGCGGATTGATCCTGCTTGCTGCGGCCCCTTGTACCGCCATGGTGTTTGTGTGGAGCCAGCTGACCAAGGGTGATCCGTATTTCACGCTGTCGCAAGTCGCGCTCAACGACCTGATCATGGTGTTCGCATTTGCGCCGATAGTCGCGCTGCTGCTCGGTTTGTCTTCAATTACGGTGCCGTGGGATACGCTGCTGACTTCCGTGGCGCTGTACATCGTCATTCCGGTTATACTCGCGCAGATTTGGCGCAAGCTGTTGCTGGTCAAAGGCGAGGCTTATTTTCAAAAAGTGTTGCACGCTGTCGGACCGTTCTCGATAGCCGCGCTGCTGGCTACCCTGATCCTGTTGTTCGCGTTTCAGGGAGGCGCCATTATTCGCCAGCCGCAGGTGATCGCAATTTTGTCGGTGCCGATTTTGATACAGGTGTTCTTCAATTCCGGTCTGGCTTATCTGCTGAACCGGCAGCTTGGCGTTGCGCATTGCGTCGCCGCGCCGTCCAGTCTTATTGGGGCAAGCAACTTTTTCGAGCTGGCGGTAGCAACCGCCATCAGCCTGTTCGGTTTCGAATCCGGTGCGGCTCTGGCCACTGTGGTCGGCGTGTTGATCGAGGTGCCGGTAATGCTGCTGGTCGTTGAAGTCGTCAATCGTTCACGGCCCTGGTATGAGCGGCGCGTTTAGTCTCAACCCGCAGCTTCCTGTCCCGACTCAAAAGCACTTGTTGAATTGTGGGGTAACTATTCAGCTACCCCTTTGCCTATAAATTTTTCCGCCGTAAGCTCGCGCAGGTTCAGCTGGCTGAATAGTTACAATTGTGGCTTCATTGCTTTATGACCAGCCCAAGCCCGTCGGCAACCGGAAGCAGGCTGTTGATGACCCGGGCATCATGATGGATTTTTTCGTTAAGTGCGCGTATCGCCAGCGTGTCCTTATCGGTTGCGCCGGGATCGGCCACCTTACCGCCCCATAACAGATTGTCCAGCAACAACAATCCGCCTGTGCGCAGTAGCTGTAGCGTGCGTTCGTAATAGCCGTCGTAATTTTCCTTGTCGGCGTCTATGAAGGCCATATCGTATAGTCCGGAATGGCCGTCCGCAATCAGCTCATCCAGCGTAGTCAGGGCCGGTCCCAGTTGCAGGCTTATCTTGCCGCTTACGCCGGCCAACTCCCAATAGCGGCGCGCGACGCCGGTCCATTCCTCGCTGACATCGCAGGCCGTAATGCGCCCGTCCTCCGGCAAGGCCAGCGCTACGGCCAGGGAGCTGTAACCGGTGAACACGCCGATTTCGAGTACGCGTTTTGCCTGTATCAGTTTTGCCAGCAATGCCATGAACTGGCCTTGCTCCGGCGTAATCTGCATTCCGGCCAGGGGCAGTTGCGCAGTTTCTTCCCTGAGCCGGCGCTGCACCGCGGATTCGCGCGACGATACCGACAGCAGGTAATCATAAAGCGTATCGCTTAAGCCAAGATTCTTGTTTGACATGGCGGCTCCAATATGTGGGGGGGGTACTTTTGAGTCATAAACGAAGCGTCCGGGTTGAGGCAAACCAGCCGGGACACGCAGAAGCGTGTCGGGGGAGATTAACCACGGGGGGGCGAAGTCCACATCCGCTGAGGCTGGGCAAAAGGAGTTACGCTCACGCCGGCGGGATGAAAGTACTCCAGCAGCTTTGCGTTGCGCAGCCAACCGCGCACATTGCGTTCAAGAGTTTGCTCCTGGTACTCGCGAGTTACAAAATTACGCTCGACGTAATGGGTGTAAAGCTCCTGCAATTTGGTTTGGACATCCTCGGCCAAAACGATGCGCGACTCACTGAAGCGCAGCATGGTTTCACGCGGCTTGACGATTTCGCGCCACAGCGCCAGCGCACCGGCGCGATCCAGATGCAAATCTCCGCCCTTCGGTTTGAGCATGTCGTCGATACGTTGCAATTCTTCGCGTAAAGTGCGCATGCACGCGCGAAAAACAGCGGAATCCATGTGTTCGAAAAAGCGAGTCACTCGCGCATAGCGGTGCATCAATAGTTTGAAACCAAAAAAACGGGCATTGGGCGCAAACACGACCACGCCGACATTGGCGAACTCGCCTGTTTCGACGAAAGGCATGAAACGGACAATACTATAGTGACAAGCGGTATTCATGACGGCAACAACCAAAAAACATCAGTGAGCCAAAACATCAGTGAGCCTTATCCAGCAACTTCCTGGCTTCGACGAAAGGAAATTCAACCGGAATCGTCCGTTCCGTATCAATGAACATCCAGAACTCGGGGAGATTATGGCAGCTTGCTTCCCGGATACCCAGTGCCTGCGTGTATCGTTGCGTATAGTCATTCCTCCGGGTTATTAAGTCGCTGAACATTGAAGGTATATCGTCAGAGAAAACATGTAGTTTGACGAAGTCCTTGCCCGAAAACCTTTGGCAAAGATCTGTCCCCGGTTATTCTATTGACTCGTTAAGTACCGTTAAGCAAAGTTGTAAGAAAAGGAAATTCATGGCAGCAAATGGCATCTATCTGTTGTCGGATATAGTCATCACCGCTGTCGTGCCTGGCTAAGCAGAGATAGTGATTTTTTCCTTCATGTTGTGCATAAATAATCCACTCACCAGATAGTGCTTCTGCATTGGCTAACCGCTTCCAGTTTCCACTCACGACATCATTCGCAAGTGGCTTGATGTCTTCTATGGTGACATAGCGTTCTTCGCCCGCTTCCTGCGCTTCACGCATACATTGCTGGAACAATGGTATACCATATAGATCGAGTCCTTTTTTTACATTGAGGGCCAATGCACGCAGCCCATCCTCAAGGTAGTGCTTATGCCATAGCCCTTTCAGCGGTGACTTTGGGCGATTGAACTGACTAGGCGGCTTTAGCTGGCTTGGTGTTCCTATGCCTTCCAAAGCTTGTATCTCGTGGATGACCTTTGCCGGATTTAATGCTCCTGATTTAAAACCACCAAATAGCCCCAGTAATAAAAGCATGCTGTATCGGCCTGGCGCAATGGCTTCAAGGCCAATGAAGTTGGCGAAGTAGGTTAACTCCGCAGACATGTCGTCGCCATTGGCAGCTGTCGCAGTAAATTTTTTATCCGTCATTACGCGGCAAGCCTCATAGTCGGAGATAAAGCTGCGTGCAGCGCAGCAGCCAATAGGCGGCGGCTGTCGGTTTCAGTAGTGGTTAGCTGCGTATCCAGTTGGTCGCATAGCGTCATCAGTTCATCGATCTTGGCGACGATGCGTTGTTGCTCAGTGATAGGTGGGAGAGGGAATACAAACGAAGCGAGTCCTTTGCCTGTGAAATGTTTTATTCCAACTCCGGTGAAATAAGATGAAAGCCTCCCGCAGTCTGAGCTTTCGCGGAGTACATTGACGAAAAACTCTGGATTAACATTACCGGAAAACCGCACACGATGAATGGCTTTTTGGAAATAGATGCTACTTTCTCGCTCATCCCATACAGCTGCGCGTCCAGGTTCACCACCTTCACAAATCAGAACATCACCATGACGTAACGCGAATTGATCAAGTTCTTCATCTTCAAATGGCATTTCGTACAAATCTGATAAATTGAAGTCGAACCAACGTACATTGATATTTCGAAGGTAGCGACGAGGCGAGCCCTTATTTTTTGCCTTATCCAGCATTTTTCCCAGTCGGTTTTCTCCGGTTTGCTCTACTGTCGTCCACTGCCAGGAATCAGGGATTTGAAATGGCGCAATGTTGTTGGTTGGTATTGCTCCGCTACGCTTGGGTAGAGTGGCGGCAGGTTCATCATTCGGGTCTTGAGGAACCAGCCGCCCACGCACAGCCAGATTGAGTATAGTTTGACGTAGCT of Candidatus Methylospira mobilis contains these proteins:
- the arsA gene encoding arsenical pump-driving ATPase; the encoded protein is MGLPTLDTRYLFFTGKGGVGKTSLSCATGIALAESGKRVLVVSTDPASNLDEVLGVALSSTPTPIPEVAGLFALNIDSEVSARDYRERMVSPYRGILPPAAIQSMEEQFSGACAVEIAAFDEFSALIGHPEKTQDFDHVIFDTAPTGHTLRLLSLPSAWNGYIESSTSGASCLGPLAGLEKQRALYAATVAQLADARQTSVVLVSRADLSALHEAERASRELGELGILNQVLVINGLFQAATSADAIANAMTRRMNAALAAMQERLAALPRFETPFMPKSMVGIAALRALSQPEADTSLPSAISARPDLPSFNSLVNDLEKAGHGVIMTMGKGGVGKTTIAAAIATELAQRGHSVVLSTTDPAAHVAAAIENPVKGLSVSRIDPEAEVEKYRQEVLEKTANNLDANVREMLEEDLRSPCTEEIAVFRAFAKTVDAGKNAFVVLDTAPTGHTILLLDAAEAYHREVMRMQGDMPEAVRQLLPRLRDPDFTRVIIATLAEATPVHEAERLQNDLVRAGIQPYAWVINQSLLASGTRDPLLAERGRYEIPFVLKVARELSSRCVLIPWLAKPPIGSKGLAQITDSVT
- a CDS encoding arsenate reductase ArsC: MTQKPLTVLVLCTGNSCRSIIGEALVNHLGAGRVRAFSAGSHPVGKVNENALATLARHGLPTKGYSSKSWDDLENENIDIVITVCDNAAGEVCPAYLGSVVRAHWGLPDPAHVSGTPEVIAAAFEETYAVMEKRIQMFLALPLEDLSRQELSEKLNQIGSDGE
- a CDS encoding DUF3037 domain-containing protein, translating into MNTACHYSIVRFMPFVETGEFANVGVVVFAPNARFFGFKLLMHRYARVTRFFEHMDSAVFRACMRTLREELQRIDDMLKPKGGDLHLDRAGALALWREIVKPRETMLRFSESRIVLAEDVQTKLQELYTHYVERNFVTREYQEQTLERNVRGWLRNAKLLEYFHPAGVSVTPFAQPQRMWTSPPRG
- the arsB gene encoding ACR3 family arsenite efflux transporter; translated protein: MTRKHSHNSKTTPSTKTDSASPLNLFERYLTLWVALCIIAGIALGHWFPAAFQLIGKQEIARVNIPVGLLIWVMIVPMLLKIDFGALHQVKEHWKGMGVTLFINWAVKPFSMALLAWIFIRQVFAPLLPADQIDSYIGGLILLAAAPCTAMVFVWSQLTKGDPYFTLSQVALNDLIMVFAFAPIVALLLGLSSITVPWDTLLTSVALYIVIPVILAQIWRKLLLVKGEAYFQKVLHAVGPFSIAALLATLILLFAFQGGAIIRQPQVIAILSVPILIQVFFNSGLAYLLNRQLGVAHCVAAPSSLIGASNFFELAVATAISLFGFESGAALATVVGVLIEVPVMLLVVEVVNRSRPWYERRV
- a CDS encoding class I SAM-dependent methyltransferase, with the protein product MSNKNLGLSDTLYDYLLSVSSRESAVQRRLREETAQLPLAGMQITPEQGQFMALLAKLIQAKRVLEIGVFTGYSSLAVALALPEDGRITACDVSEEWTGVARRYWELAGVSGKISLQLGPALTTLDELIADGHSGLYDMAFIDADKENYDGYYERTLQLLRTGGLLLLDNLLWGGKVADPGATDKDTLAIRALNEKIHHDARVINSLLPVADGLGLVIKQ